A part of Loxodonta africana isolate mLoxAfr1 chromosome 11, mLoxAfr1.hap2, whole genome shotgun sequence genomic DNA contains:
- the LOC100654674 gene encoding sialic acid-binding Ig-like lectin 8 isoform X2 → MLPLLLLLLRLLWGIECVVGWGSQAGAGAPTNHRSPKGSRLLDDRYQLQVQNSVMVQEGLCVFIPCTFSYPPDGWIDSDPVLVYWFRQGPNKINQKRDVLVATNNPQREVKEETKSRFQLLGDPQANNCSLQITGAQKKDGGKYIFRLERGGQKFSYKDTLLTVKVTALTNVPDIITGSLESGCRSHVTCSVPWACDKGTPPTFSWMGTALRSQESHSEAYDSSVIMLTPGPEDHGTNLTCQMRPRT, encoded by the exons ATGCTGCcactgctgctgctactgctgcgGCTGTTGTGGGGGATCGAGTGTGTTGTGGGCTGGGGGTCCCAGGCAGGGGCTGGGGCTCCCACTAATCATCGGTCTCCCAAAGGGTCCCGGCTTCTGGATGACAGATACCAGCTGCAGGTGCAAAATTCCGTGATGGTGCAGGAGGGCCTGTGTGTCTTCATACCCTGTACCTTCTCCTACCCCCCAGATGGCTGGATCGACTCTGACCCAGTTCTCGTCTACTGGTTCCGGCAAGGGCCCAATAAAATCAATCAGAAACGAGATGTTCTAGTGGCCACAAACAACCCACAGAGGGAAGTAAAAGAGGAGACCAAAAGCCGATTCCAGCTCCTTGGGGACCCCCAGGCCAACAACTGCTCCCTGCAGATCACAGGTGCCCAGAAGAAGGACGGTGGGAAATACATCTTCCggttggagagaggagggcaGAAGTTCAGTTACAAGGATACGCTGCTCACGGTGAAGGTGACAG CACTGACAAATGTCCCCGATATCATCACGGGATCCCTGGAGTCTGGCTGCCGCAGCCATGTGACGTGCTCTGTGCCCTGGGCCTGTGACAAGGGGACACCCCCCACCTTCTCCTGGATGGGCACTGCCCTCAGGTCCCAGGAATCTCACTCTGAGGCCTATGACTCCTCAGTGATCATGCTGACCCCTGGCCCGGAGGACCATGGCACCAACCTCACCTGCCAG ATGCGCCCCAGAACCTGA
- the LOC100654674 gene encoding sialic acid-binding Ig-like lectin 8 isoform X1: MLPLLLLLLRLLWGIECVVGWGSQAGAGAPTNHRSPKGSRLLDDRYQLQVQNSVMVQEGLCVFIPCTFSYPPDGWIDSDPVLVYWFRQGPNKINQKRDVLVATNNPQREVKEETKSRFQLLGDPQANNCSLQITGAQKKDGGKYIFRLERGGQKFSYKDTLLTVKVTALTNVPDIITGSLESGCRSHVTCSVPWACDKGTPPTFSWMGTALRSQESHSEAYDSSVIMLTPGPEDHGTNLTCQVTFPRAGVTTQRTVMLNVSYAPQNLTISLLRGKCTGRVGAPSP, translated from the exons ATGCTGCcactgctgctgctactgctgcgGCTGTTGTGGGGGATCGAGTGTGTTGTGGGCTGGGGGTCCCAGGCAGGGGCTGGGGCTCCCACTAATCATCGGTCTCCCAAAGGGTCCCGGCTTCTGGATGACAGATACCAGCTGCAGGTGCAAAATTCCGTGATGGTGCAGGAGGGCCTGTGTGTCTTCATACCCTGTACCTTCTCCTACCCCCCAGATGGCTGGATCGACTCTGACCCAGTTCTCGTCTACTGGTTCCGGCAAGGGCCCAATAAAATCAATCAGAAACGAGATGTTCTAGTGGCCACAAACAACCCACAGAGGGAAGTAAAAGAGGAGACCAAAAGCCGATTCCAGCTCCTTGGGGACCCCCAGGCCAACAACTGCTCCCTGCAGATCACAGGTGCCCAGAAGAAGGACGGTGGGAAATACATCTTCCggttggagagaggagggcaGAAGTTCAGTTACAAGGATACGCTGCTCACGGTGAAGGTGACAG CACTGACAAATGTCCCCGATATCATCACGGGATCCCTGGAGTCTGGCTGCCGCAGCCATGTGACGTGCTCTGTGCCCTGGGCCTGTGACAAGGGGACACCCCCCACCTTCTCCTGGATGGGCACTGCCCTCAGGTCCCAGGAATCTCACTCTGAGGCCTATGACTCCTCAGTGATCATGCTGACCCCTGGCCCGGAGGACCATGGCACCAACCTCACCTGCCAGgtgaccttccccagagctgggGTGACCACACAGAGGACCGTCATGCTCAATGTTTCCT ATGCGCCCCAGAACCTGACCATCAGCTTGCTCCGGGGAAAATGCACAGGTAGGGTCGGAGCCCCCTCCCCGTGA